The following coding sequences lie in one Mycobacterium sp. Z3061 genomic window:
- a CDS encoding DoxX family protein gives MHTAHVAVVVTTIAATVAIAVPDLVPAQFVLANSARVGVPRSWLPTLAVLKLAGAGGLLVGLLGLRHIGIAAAVGLVLYFVGAVMVHVRARVFSNIAFPGGYLLLSVLSLALSAAH, from the coding sequence ATGCACACCGCCCACGTGGCGGTCGTCGTCACGACCATCGCCGCGACCGTGGCCATCGCCGTACCCGATCTGGTCCCCGCGCAATTCGTGCTGGCGAATTCGGCCCGGGTCGGTGTGCCCCGCTCCTGGCTGCCGACGCTGGCCGTACTCAAGCTGGCCGGGGCCGGGGGGTTGCTCGTCGGACTTCTTGGCTTGCGCCACATCGGAATTGCGGCCGCCGTCGGGCTGGTGCTGTACTTCGTGGGCGCCGTCATGGTGCATGTACGGGCACGCGTGTTTTCCAACATCGCCTTCCCCGGCGGCTACCTGCTGTTGTCCGTTCTGTCGTTGGCGCTATCGGCGGCCCACTGA
- a CDS encoding sugar ABC transporter substrate-binding protein encodes MIDRPFGRRSLLRGAGALALTPWAAACGSDDDDALTFFFAANPDEIRPRMRVVNEFQRRHPDIKVRALLSGPGVMQQLSTFCAGGKCPDVLMTWELTYAELADRGVLLDLNPMLARDQAFAAQLNADSIDALYRTFTYNGGQHALPEQWSGNYLFYNKAMFEAAGVRPPPGTWQQSWSFTEFLDAARALTRREASGRVTQWGFVNAWVSFYSAGLFAMNNGVRWSSPRTNPTHLNFDDDAFVEAVQFYADLINKHKVSPGASDQQSMSNADLFSVNRAAIALGGHWRYQTFDRAEGLDFDVAPLPLGPRGHTACSNIGVTGLGIAATSKRKEQAWEFLKFACGPAGQALIGESRLFVPVLRSAITSPGFADAHRRVGNLAVLTDGPAVSEGLPITPAWEKVVALMDRNFGPVLRGARPATSLSGLSHSVDEVLRNP; translated from the coding sequence ATGATCGACAGGCCGTTTGGACGGCGCAGCCTGCTGCGGGGCGCCGGGGCGCTAGCGCTGACACCGTGGGCTGCAGCTTGCGGTTCTGACGACGACGACGCGCTGACCTTTTTCTTCGCCGCAAATCCGGACGAGATCCGCCCACGGATGAGGGTGGTCAACGAATTCCAGCGCCGGCACCCCGACATCAAAGTCCGCGCGCTGCTGTCGGGACCCGGCGTGATGCAGCAGCTCTCGACGTTCTGCGCGGGCGGCAAATGTCCGGACGTCCTGATGACGTGGGAACTCACCTATGCCGAACTCGCCGACCGCGGTGTGTTGCTGGACCTCAATCCGATGTTGGCCCGCGATCAGGCCTTTGCCGCACAACTCAACGCGGACAGCATCGACGCGCTGTACCGGACGTTCACCTATAACGGCGGGCAGCACGCCCTTCCGGAGCAGTGGTCGGGAAACTACCTGTTCTACAACAAGGCCATGTTCGAGGCGGCCGGGGTGCGTCCGCCGCCGGGCACCTGGCAGCAGAGTTGGAGCTTCACCGAATTCCTGGATGCGGCACGGGCTCTCACCAGGCGCGAGGCGTCGGGCCGGGTCACGCAGTGGGGATTCGTCAATGCCTGGGTTTCGTTCTACTCGGCCGGTCTGTTCGCGATGAACAACGGCGTGCGCTGGTCGTCTCCGCGAACCAACCCGACCCACCTGAACTTCGACGACGACGCCTTCGTCGAGGCCGTGCAGTTCTACGCCGACCTGATCAACAAGCACAAGGTCTCACCCGGCGCCTCCGACCAGCAATCCATGTCCAACGCCGACCTCTTTTCGGTGAACAGGGCCGCCATCGCACTGGGCGGGCATTGGCGCTACCAGACTTTCGACCGGGCCGAAGGCCTGGACTTCGACGTTGCGCCGCTGCCGCTCGGTCCCCGCGGTCATACCGCCTGCTCGAACATCGGTGTCACGGGCCTTGGGATAGCGGCGACCAGCAAACGCAAGGAGCAGGCGTGGGAGTTCCTCAAGTTCGCCTGCGGACCCGCCGGCCAGGCCCTGATCGGTGAATCCCGACTGTTCGTGCCGGTGCTGCGATCCGCGATCACCTCACCCGGATTCGCCGACGCGCACCGCAGGGTCGGTAACCTCGCGGTGCTCACCGACGGGCCGGCGGTGTCCGAAGGCCTGCCGATCACGCCGGCCTGGGAGAAGGTGGTCGCCCTGATGGATCGCAACTTCGGACCGGTACTGCGCGGCGCGCGGCCGGCGACTTCACTGTCCGGGTTGTCGCATTCGGTCGACGAGGTGCTGCGGAATCCATGA
- a CDS encoding nuclear transport factor 2 family protein: MTTSHRDDLLAAVERSPQAVSLHDRDGWVQVFTHDGRVEDPVGSSPHVGHDEIYRFYDTFIGPRGITFHRDVDIVSGTTVLRDLELEVAMGDAVTMFIPAFLRYDLREVDGEWKVAHLRAYWELPAMMVQFLKTGSRALPPGLQLGKGLLGNQGPRGALGFMAGFRRVGARHKRLVEGFLRAAGRGDESASESLSPSATITLGDSEPLTLAELGEHLRGANWAKVIAAGSTVVVSVASGHGRGIVFADVAWRGNQINAVRYFSA; this comes from the coding sequence ATGACGACATCGCACAGAGATGACCTGCTGGCCGCGGTAGAGCGCTCACCGCAAGCGGTTTCGCTGCACGACCGCGACGGGTGGGTCCAGGTTTTCACCCACGACGGCCGTGTCGAAGACCCGGTGGGCTCGAGCCCGCACGTCGGGCACGACGAAATCTACCGCTTCTATGACACGTTCATCGGCCCCCGTGGCATCACCTTCCACCGCGACGTCGACATCGTGTCGGGCACCACCGTGCTCCGCGACCTCGAACTCGAGGTGGCGATGGGGGACGCCGTGACGATGTTCATACCGGCGTTCCTGCGCTACGACCTGCGAGAGGTGGACGGGGAGTGGAAGGTTGCGCACCTGCGCGCCTACTGGGAGTTGCCGGCCATGATGGTGCAGTTCCTGAAAACCGGCTCCCGGGCGTTGCCACCCGGACTCCAACTCGGCAAGGGACTACTCGGCAATCAGGGTCCCCGGGGGGCCCTCGGCTTCATGGCCGGGTTCCGCCGGGTGGGTGCGCGGCACAAGAGATTGGTGGAGGGCTTCCTGCGGGCGGCCGGCCGCGGCGATGAATCCGCCAGCGAGAGTCTATCGCCTTCTGCCACAATAACTTTGGGTGACAGCGAACCGCTGACGCTCGCCGAACTGGGCGAGCACCTGCGCGGTGCCAACTGGGCCAAGGTGATCGCCGCGGGATCTACCGTTGTGGTGTCGGTGGCCTCCGGTCACGGACGGGGCATCGTATTCGCCGATGTCGCCTGGCGCGGGAACCAGATCAACGCCGTGCGCTACTTCTCCGCCTGA
- a CDS encoding carboxylesterase/lipase family protein yields MHERIVRARTTAGTVEGFTRDGVNRWRSIPYARPPVGPLRYRAPQPVQPWSGVRHCHGFANCAPQQRRYTMLGVGRYQLMSEDCLTLNVVTPESGAAEPLPVMVFIHGGGYILGSSATPLYDGAALARRGCVYVSVNYRLGALGCLDLSSLSTQDVTIDGNLYLRDLVMALRWIKENIANFGGDPDNVTIFGESAGAHITATLLAVPDAAGLFHRAISESPAAGMTRSTEVAAEFATRFAELLGARSRDAAHAVMKASAAQLIEAQHQLIDQGMQKRLGAFPIGPVFGDDVVPIDPVEAMRTGRAHQVPLIVGTNAEEGRLFTRFLGMLPTNKAMVEALLAEVEPAARERITAAYPKYPKPEACIQLGGDFAFSAAAWQIAEAHTHHAPTYLYRYDYAPRTLQWSGFGATHATELFAVFDIYRTRFGALLTAAADRGPALRVSNDVQRRWRSFSRSGVPGDDWPVYTHDERAVMVFDRKSRIEFDPHQHRRLAWDGFTLAR; encoded by the coding sequence ATGCATGAGCGCATCGTCCGCGCCCGCACCACCGCCGGAACCGTCGAAGGCTTCACCCGTGACGGGGTGAATCGGTGGCGCTCGATCCCGTATGCCAGGCCGCCGGTAGGTCCGCTGCGCTATCGCGCCCCGCAGCCCGTCCAGCCGTGGTCAGGCGTGCGGCACTGCCACGGATTCGCCAACTGCGCCCCTCAGCAGCGCCGCTACACGATGCTCGGGGTCGGGCGCTATCAGCTGATGAGCGAAGACTGTCTGACCCTCAACGTCGTCACCCCCGAATCCGGCGCCGCCGAGCCGTTGCCGGTCATGGTCTTCATCCACGGTGGTGGCTACATTCTCGGCAGTTCGGCCACGCCGCTGTACGACGGCGCCGCGCTGGCCCGCCGCGGTTGCGTGTACGTCTCGGTCAACTACCGGCTCGGCGCGCTCGGCTGCCTGGACCTGTCGTCGCTGTCGACCCAGGACGTCACCATCGACGGCAACCTGTACCTGCGCGACCTGGTGATGGCGCTGCGCTGGATCAAGGAGAACATCGCCAACTTCGGTGGCGACCCCGACAACGTCACCATCTTCGGTGAGAGCGCCGGCGCGCACATCACCGCCACGCTGCTGGCCGTACCCGATGCGGCGGGCCTGTTCCACCGGGCGATCTCGGAGAGCCCGGCGGCCGGGATGACCCGGTCCACGGAGGTCGCCGCCGAATTCGCCACCCGGTTCGCCGAACTGCTCGGCGCGCGCAGCAGGGACGCCGCACACGCTGTTATGAAGGCCTCGGCGGCCCAACTGATCGAGGCCCAGCACCAGTTGATCGACCAGGGCATGCAGAAACGGTTGGGCGCTTTCCCGATCGGCCCCGTCTTCGGTGACGACGTGGTGCCGATCGACCCCGTCGAGGCGATGCGGACCGGCCGGGCGCACCAGGTACCGCTCATCGTCGGAACGAACGCCGAAGAAGGGCGTCTATTCACCCGCTTCCTGGGCATGTTGCCCACCAACAAGGCGATGGTCGAAGCGCTGCTCGCCGAGGTGGAACCCGCAGCGCGCGAACGTATTACGGCGGCCTACCCGAAGTACCCGAAGCCGGAGGCCTGCATCCAACTGGGCGGCGATTTCGCGTTCAGCGCAGCGGCCTGGCAGATCGCCGAGGCGCACACCCACCACGCGCCGACTTACCTCTACCGCTACGACTACGCCCCGCGGACCCTGCAGTGGTCGGGCTTCGGGGCCACCCATGCCACCGAGTTGTTCGCGGTCTTCGACATCTACCGCACCCGGTTCGGCGCCCTGCTCACCGCGGCAGCCGACCGGGGGCCGGCCCTGCGGGTCAGCAACGACGTGCAACGACGGTGGCGCTCGTTCAGCCGCTCGGGCGTCCCGGGTGACGACTGGCCGGTCTACACCCACGACGAGCGTGCGGTGATGGTCTTCGACCGCAAGTCGCGCATCGAATTCGACCCGCATCAGCATCGCCGGTTGGCCTGGGACGGCTTCACCCTCGCGCGCTGA
- a CDS encoding DoxX family protein has translation MLIRRIARPMLSAVFIGQGVDALLNPKPAAQAAQPTVSGLQSLPDSVSSNIPADAETFAQINAAVQIGGGVLLAAGKLPRLASAALALTVIPGNLGTHMFWSEPDPERKAEKRRAFLADVSLLGGLLIASADTAGKPSLGWRGRRAAERLSDKVSGALPGSSHDVLDSELGEKIVHGLHAGAERGRELASTAAEKGAPYAEAALERGRELASTAAERSAPYAEAALERSRELATTAAEKSRPYAKKARKRGEKLAHKAADRGADYAELARKRSEKLADTARDRGLELAETARERGSRLADTAVTRGNELAETARDRLDDQLTSTRKRWGR, from the coding sequence ATGTTGATCCGCAGAATCGCCCGACCCATGTTGTCAGCTGTCTTTATCGGCCAGGGAGTGGACGCCCTGCTCAACCCGAAACCCGCAGCTCAAGCGGCACAACCGACGGTGAGCGGCCTGCAGTCACTGCCGGATTCGGTGAGCAGCAACATTCCTGCCGATGCCGAGACGTTCGCTCAGATCAATGCCGCCGTTCAGATCGGCGGCGGGGTGCTGCTGGCCGCCGGCAAACTGCCCCGGCTGGCCTCGGCCGCACTGGCGCTGACGGTGATCCCGGGAAACCTTGGCACACATATGTTTTGGAGCGAGCCCGACCCGGAGCGCAAGGCCGAGAAGCGACGCGCATTCCTGGCCGACGTGAGCCTGCTGGGCGGACTGCTGATCGCGTCCGCCGACACCGCGGGCAAGCCGTCGTTGGGCTGGCGTGGGCGCCGCGCCGCCGAGCGACTCTCCGACAAGGTTTCCGGGGCACTGCCGGGTTCCTCGCATGACGTGCTGGACTCCGAACTGGGCGAAAAGATCGTGCACGGCCTGCACGCCGGCGCCGAGCGTGGTCGCGAACTGGCCAGCACCGCCGCCGAGAAGGGCGCCCCCTACGCCGAAGCGGCCCTCGAACGCGGGCGCGAACTGGCCAGCACTGCAGCCGAACGCAGCGCGCCGTACGCGGAAGCCGCGCTGGAACGCAGCCGCGAACTGGCCACCACCGCGGCCGAGAAGAGCAGGCCGTACGCCAAGAAGGCCCGCAAGCGCGGCGAGAAACTGGCTCACAAGGCCGCCGACCGCGGCGCCGACTACGCCGAACTCGCGCGCAAGCGGAGCGAGAAGCTGGCCGACACCGCCCGCGACCGGGGTTTGGAGCTCGCCGAAACCGCACGTGAACGCGGCTCCCGGCTCGCCGACACGGCGGTGACCCGCGGCAACGAGCTGGCTGAGACGGCACGCGACCGCCTCGACGACCAGCTCACCAGCACCCGTAAGCGCTGGGGACGCTAG
- a CDS encoding sigma-70 family RNA polymerase sigma factor, with product MNVDLVDLAQHFEADRGRLKSVAFQLLGSLSDAEDAVQAAWLKASRSEYTAVANLTAWLTTITAREALDQLRSRRRRAEQPLDEAAVADRFAVAAADEDALLAESVSRALLVVLDRLPPAQRVAFVLHDVFAVPFETIADLLDRSPAAAKKLASRARRRLHPAPAAAPPQTAEHLTVVRAFLAASRGGDIDALVKLLAPDVVRTVDPSLVPADVPTEMRGARAVAEETRRFTNRARAGAVVLIDGHPGIALAPAGRLVALLRIALDADNRIQVIDITADPERLGNAVLTLPPALPS from the coding sequence ATGAACGTGGACCTTGTCGATCTGGCCCAGCACTTCGAGGCGGATCGTGGGCGTCTGAAGTCGGTGGCTTTCCAGCTGCTCGGTTCGCTGTCGGACGCCGAGGACGCGGTGCAAGCCGCCTGGCTGAAAGCCAGCCGCTCCGAATACACCGCCGTGGCCAACCTGACGGCCTGGTTGACCACCATCACCGCACGTGAGGCGCTCGACCAACTGCGCAGCCGTAGGCGCCGGGCCGAACAACCCCTGGACGAGGCCGCCGTCGCCGACCGATTCGCAGTGGCCGCTGCCGACGAAGACGCGCTCCTGGCGGAGTCGGTGAGCCGAGCGCTGCTGGTGGTGCTCGATCGGCTGCCGCCCGCGCAACGCGTCGCTTTCGTGCTGCACGACGTCTTTGCCGTGCCTTTCGAGACGATCGCGGACCTGCTGGACCGCTCACCGGCGGCCGCCAAGAAGCTGGCCAGCCGGGCGCGGAGGCGACTGCACCCGGCGCCGGCCGCAGCCCCGCCGCAAACCGCTGAGCACCTCACGGTGGTGCGGGCTTTTCTGGCGGCATCCCGCGGTGGTGACATCGATGCCCTGGTGAAACTGCTGGCTCCGGACGTGGTTCGCACGGTCGACCCGTCCCTGGTGCCCGCCGATGTGCCCACCGAAATGCGCGGCGCCAGAGCCGTTGCGGAGGAGACCCGGCGGTTCACCAATCGGGCGCGCGCCGGGGCTGTGGTGCTGATCGACGGGCACCCGGGCATCGCCCTCGCCCCCGCCGGGCGGCTGGTGGCGCTGCTGCGCATTGCCCTGGATGCGGACAACCGGATCCAGGTCATCGACATCACCGCTGACCCCGAACGGCTCGGCAACGCCGTCCTGACCTTGCCGCCGGCCCTGCCGTCCTGA
- a CDS encoding phosphotransferase has translation MVSNTDQAVERPGDLTPEWLTTTVRAGTVSHFTAERIGTGQMSECYRIGLNYAEPEAKPRPSSVVLKVAATDPVSRQTGLALGLYEREVRFYHDIAPRLGGAIAPCYHAAINISTGVFDLLLDDAGPATVGDEIAGATTEQALLAVTGLGRLHGPLLGDTALADAPWLNRESPLNQAMITPLYAGFIERYADRITPAHRTVCERLIGAFDGYLAQEATRGGMQGLVHGDYRLDNLLFGAAGASRALTVVDWQTVSWGPAFTDLAYFLGCALPAADRRDQYDGLLHAYHQALGPKAPVSAADVREGVRHQSFFGVMMAIVSSMLVERTERGDRLFMTMLERHCQHVLDIDALAILPAAAAPEPLRPQPEDEGSHPATDEPLWSESWYADFVDAAEGLGGWFRIGLMPNQQIAWIHALICGPDEATIVADYQIPLPADAWAAHADGLELAHASDAPLRTYHVDIEAKAQSYQDPSALLRGEPGEPVDLALNLVWTTDGIPYQYRLTTRYEIPCTVSGTVTVKHARYQINSVPGQRDHSWGVRDWWSMDWMWTALHLQDGTHLHGVRIQIPNTPAFSIGYVQDRTGDITDLTAVEIREAFSGNGLPENQTLQLTPAEITADVRIRAHAPVRLVGADGRVSHFPRAWVDVTTTDGRTGVGWMEWNRSQVDQGQ, from the coding sequence ATGGTTTCCAACACCGACCAGGCCGTCGAGCGCCCTGGCGACCTCACCCCCGAGTGGCTCACCACAACCGTCAGAGCCGGCACCGTCTCGCATTTCACCGCCGAACGCATCGGCACCGGCCAGATGAGCGAGTGCTACCGCATCGGGTTGAACTACGCCGAACCGGAAGCCAAGCCCCGCCCGTCGTCGGTGGTGCTGAAGGTCGCCGCGACCGACCCGGTGAGCCGGCAGACTGGGCTGGCGCTGGGTCTCTACGAGCGTGAAGTCCGCTTCTATCACGACATCGCGCCCCGTCTGGGCGGAGCGATCGCACCGTGCTACCACGCCGCGATCAACATCTCGACCGGCGTGTTCGACCTGCTGCTCGACGACGCCGGACCTGCCACGGTGGGCGACGAAATCGCTGGCGCCACAACCGAACAGGCGCTACTCGCGGTCACCGGGCTGGGCCGCCTGCACGGCCCCCTGCTGGGCGACACGGCACTGGCCGACGCGCCGTGGCTGAACCGGGAATCGCCACTCAACCAGGCGATGATCACCCCGCTGTACGCCGGCTTCATCGAGCGGTACGCCGACCGGATCACCCCGGCCCATCGCACCGTCTGTGAGCGCCTGATCGGCGCATTCGACGGCTATCTGGCGCAGGAGGCAACCCGGGGCGGCATGCAGGGGCTGGTTCACGGGGACTACCGCCTGGACAACCTGCTGTTCGGGGCCGCCGGCGCCAGCCGGGCACTCACGGTGGTGGACTGGCAGACGGTGTCCTGGGGGCCCGCCTTCACCGACCTGGCGTACTTCCTGGGCTGTGCGCTGCCGGCGGCGGACCGGCGCGACCAGTACGACGGGTTGCTGCACGCCTACCATCAGGCGCTCGGGCCGAAGGCTCCGGTGAGCGCGGCCGACGTCCGCGAGGGGGTGCGGCATCAGAGCTTCTTTGGGGTGATGATGGCGATCGTCTCGTCCATGCTGGTCGAGCGCACCGAGCGGGGCGACCGGCTGTTCATGACCATGCTGGAGCGGCACTGCCAACACGTGCTGGACATCGACGCGCTGGCGATATTGCCGGCCGCGGCCGCTCCGGAACCGCTGCGGCCGCAGCCGGAGGATGAAGGATCCCACCCGGCCACCGACGAACCGCTGTGGAGCGAGAGCTGGTATGCCGACTTCGTGGACGCCGCAGAGGGATTGGGCGGCTGGTTCCGTATCGGCCTGATGCCCAACCAGCAGATCGCCTGGATCCACGCGCTGATCTGCGGACCCGATGAGGCCACCATCGTCGCCGATTACCAGATACCGCTGCCCGCGGATGCGTGGGCGGCGCACGCCGACGGCCTCGAACTCGCCCACGCCAGCGACGCCCCGCTGCGGACTTACCACGTCGACATCGAAGCCAAAGCCCAGTCCTACCAAGACCCTTCGGCGCTGCTGCGTGGTGAACCGGGCGAGCCGGTCGACCTTGCGCTGAACCTGGTGTGGACGACCGACGGCATCCCGTATCAGTACCGGCTGACCACCCGCTATGAGATCCCCTGCACGGTATCGGGTACTGTCACCGTCAAACATGCCCGCTACCAGATCAATTCGGTACCTGGTCAGCGTGATCACTCGTGGGGGGTGCGCGACTGGTGGTCCATGGACTGGATGTGGACCGCGCTGCACCTGCAGGACGGCACTCATCTGCACGGCGTGCGGATCCAGATTCCGAACACTCCGGCATTCAGCATCGGCTACGTCCAGGACCGCACCGGCGATATCACGGATCTGACAGCGGTGGAGATCCGGGAAGCGTTCAGCGGCAACGGTTTACCCGAGAATCAGACGCTGCAGCTCACCCCTGCTGAGATCACCGCTGACGTGCGGATCCGCGCGCACGCGCCGGTTCGCCTGGTCGGCGCCGACGGGAGGGTGAGCCACTTTCCCCGGGCCTGGGTCGACGTCACGACCACCGACGGGCGCACCGGCGTCGGCTGGATGGAATGGAACCGCAGTCAGGTCGACCAGGGTCAGTGA
- a CDS encoding isochorismatase family protein, translated as MVYGVRALIIVDVQKDFCEGGALPVAGAQALARSINDYLASDPGYHHIVATTDFHIDPGSHFAPEPDYFSSWPPHCRAGSTGVDFAPGLDAGNIEAVFRKGAYGAGYSGFDGVDENGTSLLDWLRRHEVDTVDVVGVATDHCVRHTAHDAARAGLGTRVLLDLTAGVSAESTAQALDEMRTANIELIGKRP; from the coding sequence ATGGTGTACGGCGTGCGAGCGTTGATCATCGTCGACGTGCAGAAGGATTTCTGTGAGGGTGGCGCGCTGCCCGTCGCCGGTGCGCAGGCCCTGGCCCGCTCGATCAACGACTATCTCGCCAGTGATCCCGGTTACCACCACATCGTGGCCACCACGGATTTTCACATCGATCCGGGCAGCCACTTCGCGCCCGAGCCCGACTACTTCTCGTCGTGGCCGCCGCACTGCCGAGCCGGCAGCACCGGTGTGGACTTCGCCCCCGGCCTCGACGCCGGCAATATCGAAGCCGTCTTCCGCAAAGGCGCCTACGGCGCGGGGTACAGCGGGTTCGACGGGGTGGACGAGAACGGGACGTCGCTGCTGGACTGGCTGCGCCGCCACGAGGTCGACACGGTCGACGTGGTGGGCGTGGCCACCGACCACTGTGTGCGGCACACCGCACACGACGCGGCCCGGGCCGGCCTGGGAACGCGGGTGCTGCTGGACCTGACGGCCGGCGTATCTGCCGAGTCCACCGCCCAGGCACTGGATGAGATGCGAACCGCCAATATCGAGTTGATCGGAAAGCGCCCATGA
- a CDS encoding gluconokinase: MTRAVVVIGVSGSGKSTIGAALARRLKVPFQDADHLHPPANIAKMAAGEPLTDDDRYPWLDKVGEWLAAHPSGVMSCSALKRAYRDRLRRHSPSAYFLHLRGRPEIIAARLAARPGHFMPATLLQSQFDTLEPLGADEPGIAVDIDDRSVDAVVDAFLNWGG, encoded by the coding sequence GTGACCCGCGCGGTCGTGGTGATCGGGGTGTCCGGGTCGGGCAAGTCGACGATCGGTGCCGCCTTGGCCCGGCGGCTGAAGGTGCCCTTCCAGGACGCCGACCACCTGCACCCGCCGGCCAACATCGCCAAGATGGCGGCCGGCGAACCGCTGACCGACGACGACCGCTACCCCTGGCTGGACAAGGTCGGCGAATGGCTCGCGGCGCACCCCAGCGGTGTCATGAGCTGTTCTGCCCTCAAGCGGGCATATCGGGACCGGCTTCGACGGCACAGCCCGTCGGCTTACTTCCTGCACCTCCGCGGCCGACCAGAGATCATCGCCGCGCGCTTGGCCGCCAGGCCCGGTCACTTCATGCCCGCGACCCTGCTCCAATCGCAATTCGACACGCTGGAACCGCTCGGCGCCGACGAGCCCGGCATCGCCGTCGACATCGACGACCGCAGTGTCGACGCGGTCGTCGATGCCTTCCTGAACTGGGGCGGCTAG